Sequence from the Pirellulales bacterium genome:
TCTCGTAATTTAGCAATCCCGCGTTGGATTGCAAGCACTTTTTTGAAAAATTTTGGCCGGGGGTCCGGCGAAAGGGCGCGACGGCTGCCGGAAGCGTTAAAATCCGCGGCTTAGCGAAGATTTTCCGGGCGACCGCCGGCCGCCAGCGCCGCTCCGCCGCCCTCTTCCAGGGCGAATTCGGCCCAGATCGGCAGATGGTCGGAGACGGCCAGCGCCTGCTGCAGAGAAAGGTGGAACTCGTGCATCAGGTCGAACACGCCGGCATGCCGCGCGTATTCGACCGTCGTTCGCGAGTCGAACAAGATGTTGTCGTAGAGGTGCGTGCCGCGCGTGTTGGTGGGCACGCCCGAAATCACCCAAGTGATGTAAGCCACTTGGCCCAGTTCGCCCAGATGACGGTCGTCGGCGTTGAGATCGCCCAGCAGGATGATGTCGTCTTCTCCACGGCCGTCGTCGCGCACGGCCCGGAACACGTCGTCGAGCACGTTCAGCTCGGCCTGGGCCTCGTCGGGGTCGGTGTGGATGTCGATCAGGGTGAACGTGAAGGCACGGTCGGGCGGCGGCCCGCGCACGCGAAAACCGGCCACCAGTGGCTCGCGGTGCAACAGATCGTCGGGGTCGTCCACCGTGTAGACGTTCTGGCGGTCGCACTCGACGCTGGCGGCGTTGTAGATGAAGGCGTATTGCTCCTTGCTGTTCGTGCGTCCCAGCCGCGGGCCGATGACGTAGTCGTAGTGCGAGCCGTCGGCATTCACCAGTTCCAAAAACCGCGGCAGCAAGTCATCGCTGGCGTCGCGGATTTCCTGGACGGCGACGACGTCGAAATAGCGCACCACGCGGGCCAGCAGGTCGGCCGCCTGGGTGTTGGCCAGCTTCTTTTCGCCGAACACCTGGATGTTGAACGACGCCACGCGGACGGTATTGCCGCTGCGTTCGATCGGCGGCGCGCCGGCCAGCGTGCCGCCGGCTCCGCCCCCCAGCGGCAGGTGCTGCCAGAACCCACCGGGAAGCTTCGAGTTGGCGTACCAGGCAAGCGCCGCCACGAGCGCCGCCGCGATGGAGATCAATCGTTTCCGCACCGGTCCCTCCTTGGTCGGCCCCAGGATACCCGAATCCCGCATTGCGGCCCTAGGCCAGATTGTTGATCGGTCCGTAGCGCACGAGCGTAGGGTGGGACCAGCGAGCTCGCGAGCGCCGGCCCACCGCCAACGGGTTCAGGGTTCAGGGTTCAGGAATACCTGAACTGACCTTTGCCCGACGCCTGACGCCTGACGCCTGAACATGGTGGGCCGGCGCTCGCAAGCTCGCTCGCTCCCACCCTACGACGCCCCCGTTGGCGCGAACGCTTCTCACCCGGGCGGCGTAGCAATTATCAGGACGGGACGTCCTCCAAAGAGACGCGCTTGAAGCGCCGGAGGACGCCCCGTCTTTTTGTTAACGGCTGACGGTTCTGCCTGTCGGGACCGCCGCGCCGGATGACGCGGCGGCCGATTTGACCCGATCGGCAAGGCTTCGCCAGCGACGGCGAAAATCGTGGCGGCAATCGGCTTGCCTTTGCCGCCCCGGCCGCAGCCGGGTGCTAGACTAGTTTTGTGGCGGAGTGTCACCGGGCCGGCATGCCGCGGCCGGGGCAATCGGCCGGCGGATCCGGTAAAGCGGGCAGTTCCGTCCGTGCGGGCAAGGGCGAAGACAACGAAGAGGCATTAGGGCATCCATGGGCTTCCTGAAGAAGTTCTTTCGCAACGTGTTTCGCGACGGCGCGGCGCCCACCGGCACCGCCAGCAGCTTTGAGCGGCTGAGCGAAGAGGAGTTGGAGGCACACTTGGGCGTCGTCCGCTACGGCAGCTTCACCTTGACCGACGCCATCCGGCCGTCGTACGACCTGCAAGTCGTGCCCGCTCAGGGTTACCGGCACGACGTCTACCACGACGAGCAGTCGCGCGCCGCCGTGCCGGTGTTGATGGGCGCCGCCTCGAACCAGCACTTGTTCGAGGTCTTCATGGAGCTGCTCGACCCGCTGGGCTTCGAGGTCGACGTGGTGCTGGAAACCAGCCACAACCGCGAGAACCGGGGGCACGTCGATCTCTATCGAGAACATATCGACCTGCCCGTGCTCAAGAGCGTCCTCTATGAATACGAAGAGCTCTTGCTGAACGACGGCTGCACCGGGATCGCGGTGCTCAATCCCGGCATTCCGCAAGAAGTGCAATTCGACGAGCACAAGCTGCTGATCGTCTACGGCGAGAACCTCCGCGAGTTCGAAGAGATATTCTCAGGTCGCGGCGTGCCTTGCGACGATCAGATGAAGTTCATTACCGAAGCCGAGCACGTTCATTCCTCCAGCGACCAGTATCTGGAGCAGTTCGAAGAGCTGAAGATGCGGCTGGGCATGGATTCGTTCGGCGGCTGGTAATTGCCCGCGGTCGAGTGGCCGACGGTTGGGAATTGGTGATCGATGGCCCGCGCCATGAGCCGTTTCGGCGCGTCACCAATTTCCAACCCACGGCCATTCGCGCCGGCGAACGCTTCAGCGTCATCATTTCGCTGCGCTCAGTTTGACGCCTTGCGTGGCGGACGGGGCGAGCTCCCACAACGAAACCGCGCCACCCGCTCCGTCGCGGCCGGCGGCGGCCAATGTTCGGCCGTCGGGCGAAAAGGCCACCTGCTGAATGTCGCCATGGGCTCGCGTCTCCAGAATTCCCAGCGGTTCGGCGACGTCGACGCGCCAAAGTCGTAGCGTGCCATCGGCCGAGCCGCTGAGCAACGTCCGGCCATCCGGAGAAAAGGTCAAGTCGTGGATGCCGCGCAGATGGCCGGTGAGCTGTCTTCTACTGCCAGTTTGGAGATCGATCAGATCGATCGTGGAGTCGCTATTGCCGACCGCAAGCGTGCGATCGTTCGGCGCCAGCGCCAGGACGTTCGCCTGGGGGGCAGGCCCTAAATCTTCTTCGCTGCCATTGGCCTCGTCCAAATTGCAGCGCAGCAGCCGCAGACTGCTCCCGGTTGAAAAAACCGCCTGATTTCCGTCCGATGTAAACACGGGCATAAGCCCTACATACGCTCGGTGAAGTCGCTTGCTCGGCAAATGCCATATTTCTGTTGCCTGTCCGCGCAAAGCCAACCAATGTCCATCGCGGGAAACGGTCAGCCGGTCGACAAGGTTGGCGCCGCGTTTTAAGACGCGCACCGAGGCACGATCCTCTTGAACATGCACGATCTGTCCCTCTCGGCCCACTGCGGATGCTGGGCAACGTACTGTTCGACGTCGACCCGTTCGCCGCGTTGCAGCCGCGCGGCGACCTCATCGACGACCTCGGCCATCGCCCATTCCGACGAGCCAGTGCCGCTCGGCGGCGCGCATTCGGGCGACAGGCGTTCGAGCATGGCAACGGCTTCACATAAAGCGAGGGGAATCCCCCGTTAGCCTACTCGCCGTCCAGCCGGATTGCCAGCATTTGCGTGGTCCGTGGTCCGTGGTTAGCGGTTAGCGGTTAGTGGTTAGTGATTAGTGGTTAGTGATTAGTGGTTAGTGGTTAGTGGTTAGTGAACCCAAGACCCAAGACCCAAGTCCTGGACCTGCGAGATGTTTCCCTTGACGGCCGGTTGCCGTGCGCGGTGCGAGGCGGCTAAAATAAACTGGTGGCCCGCAAGTCGCCGCTCGATCGTTTTTTTGCTGAATCGCCACGATGATTACGATAACTTTCGCCGATCACGAAACCGAAAAACGGGCCCTCGCTTTTTTGCTGGGCCGTTTCTCCGGTCGTGTGCTTCGTTCAGGCGAGCATCTTGTGCCCGAAGCGGCTCTTGAAGCGCTCGCCGCTCAAGACATTTCTTTTACCGTCAAGGGAAAGGCGACGTATGAGCAGCAAGTGGCGGCGCTACGAGGTGCTGCTCCCGATTCAGTTCAATGACGGTCGCGAAATCCCGCCGGAATGGCTCGCGGATGCCGTTTTGGAAATCGTCACCCGCTTCGGTGCGGCGAGCTACGAAACGCAAAAGGTCGAAGGCCACTGGCGTCACGCCGGCGTAACGTACCGCGACACCTTGGTGAAGGTTGTGGTTGACGTGGCGGATTCCAAGGAGCATCGCCAATGGCTCAAGGCTTTCCGCGATCGATGGAAAGCGAAGCTGGAGCAGATCGAATTATGGATGGTCAGCTATCGCATCGACGTTGAATGAATCGAACTCACGGGAACCCAAGACCCAAAACCCAAGACCTAAGACCCACGACCGCGCCCGCAATCAAAAATCCAAAATCGAAAATCCAAAATCCCCATCACTCTTCCCCCAACACCTCCCTCAATCTCTTCAGCGCCCTCAGCGCCCTCACCTTGACCGTCCCTTCCTTGATGCCCAGCGCGGCGGCCGTCTCGGCCACTGAAAGCTGCTCCAGGTGCCGCAGCACGAGCACCTCGCGGTCGTCGGGCGAAAGCCGATCGAGGCCGGCCCGTACGCGTGCCCGCAGTTCGTCGCGCACCATCCCTGCTTGCGGGTCGGCCGCCACGTCGACCAGCCGGCTGGCCAGTTCGGCCGCCGACTCGTCGGGCAAGCTCAGCACGCTCCGCTCCTCGCGCGACACGCTGCGGCGTTTGGCATAGAGGTGTGCCCGCTGCATGTCGATCAGCCGCTCGAACGTGAGCGACCGCAGCCAGACATAGAACGGCACTTCGACCATCATCGACTCCTGAATGACATCCAACGGATCGAGCCTGGCCTTGAGCCTTTTATCCATCCGCAGCGTGAGCACGTTTTTCAAGCGGTCCCGCTGCCGCCCGAGCGCCTCCATGCCCGCACGTTCGTCGCCTTTTCGGGCCCGCGCCGGCAGCTCTTCGGTGTCGGGTTCTTTGGTGCGAGGCATGCGAAGAGGGTTCGGGGTTCGGGGTTCGGGGTTCCAAGGCCGTCATGTTTAGCGCTCAGGACGTTGACGTACGTTCGGTGCTCGTGCCGCCAGCTAATCTGCCTGTCGTCAAGTTGATCTCAGGTGTCAACCGTTGACACGTCTCAAAAGGGGGGAGCCAGCGGCTTCCTAGCCACTACTCGCTCTCAGTTCAGCAGGTCGCCGCGCTTCTCGTTGAGATTATCTTTGGCGTAAGTGGCCCACAACCAGTTTCCTTCGTTTCCTTCTGTTGAATTGCCAGTCCGCCCACGGCAAGCTACTTGGCGCGCTGGGAAGCCCATCCTCCTGTCAACTGGTGTGTTCCTTGTAGTACTCCGCCGAGCCGGTGAAGCCGGCGATCACGTCTTCGTTGGTCTCGCCGTTGGCGAACTGCGCGAGCCAATAGGCGAGCCCGCCTGCGTCGGCGGCTCGGCCCAGGTAGTGCATATAGTCGTCGTTGATGAGCTGTGTGTTGTTCTCGGTGCTGCCGGCGATGCCCGTCGCCACCTGCGAGCGCGTCTGGCCGGCCGCCAACTCGCTTTCCCAAAAACCTTCGCCCGCCGTGTCAGCCATACGACCCAAGAGAAGCTGACAGGCCGCGTCGATCCAGTCCTTATCGGTGCCGCCGGCGTTCTTGTAGAACTCGTCGGTGGCAATGAAACCCGCCTCCAGCCCTTGGTCGGTCAGTCCGTTCTGCAATTGCGAGGTCCAGAATTGGATGCCCGCCGCGTCGGCCGCTCGGCCCAAGAGCGTCAAATAGTCGGGCTTGATGACGAAGTTCTCGTAATACTCGGCGCTGTGGACGATCGCCTGCGCGACGTCGCTGATCGCCATGCCGCCGACGATCTGCTGGGTCCAATACTGCAAACCGGCCGCGTCCGCTGCGCGGCCCAAGACGTCGAGAAACACGGCGGCCACGTATTTCGCTGAGGCCGTGGCTTGCGGACCGACGGTCGCATTGCCGTTGAGCACTGTCGAGACGCCCTCTTCGATCGCGGTGATCTTGGTGGCGAATTCGCCGGCGGAGGTGTTGGTGTGCGAGCCGACGACGGTGTAGGTACCGCTCGATTCGCTCACGGTGCCGGCCGAGGTCTGGCCGTCGCCCCAGTCGATCGTGGCGGAGAGGCCGGAGGCCGGTTCGCTGCCGTCGCCGTGCGTGAAGGTGGCCACGGTGGCCGCTGAGATTGCCGTGCCCGGCGTGCCGGTGAGTGCCGCGCCTGTGCCGTTGATCGGCGCTTCGGTTACGGTAACGCTGTCGGTGGCCGTGGCGTCGGGCAAGCCGGCGCGCCGAATTACCACGTTCACGGTTTCGGGCGATGCGCTCTCTTCAGCATAGACGTGGCTGCCCGTGACGGTGAACACGCCGCTGGGGTCGGGGCCGGTGATGGCGCCGGCCGAGGCACTCGAGCCGTCGCCCCAGTCGATGGTGGCCGAGTAGCCGCTGAGCGGGCCCGCTCCATTAGGATCGGTGAAGGTGGCCACGGCGGCATTCAAGGTCGTTAGCTCTGCCGCGGAGATCGCGCCCACGGCGGTGGCACTTACAGCGACTCCGGCGATAGCGGAAACCGTCACGGCATCCTGCACGTCAACATCGGGGGACGCGTTTCCCAGCGACCGCCGTCAGCTCGCGCAAGGCATCCAACGAACGGCTTCGCAACGCATCTTCATCCAAGTCCGATTGGCCGCGGAGTTTCGGATCCGGGCAGAAAGCGTCCACATCCGCGAATAACTGGTTGAGCACGCTGAAGGCCGCGTCGGGCAGACGGGCCGATTCGTTCTTGAACATTTTCAGGTACGAAGATTCGAATGTCTCGGCGTTGATTGCCCCTGAAGCGAATCGCTCGATTAACTGAACGTATTTGGCAACGGCCGCTTCCATAAAAACTCATCCACCTGAGAAGGAGGGACGGAGAAACAGGAGCGAGGGAGAGACGGAGAGACGGAGGGAGTGAGCGAGGGACTCATGGAAGGACCCAGTCGTCGGAGTTGCGGCTCATGTTCACGAG
This genomic interval carries:
- a CDS encoding colicin immunity domain-containing protein, coding for MEAAVAKYVQLIERFASGAINAETFESSYLKMFKNESARLPDAAFSVLNQLFADVDAFCPDPKLRGQSDLDEDALRSRSLDALRELTAVAGKRVPRC
- a CDS encoding DUF4214 domain-containing protein — protein: MATFTDPNGAGPLSGYSATIDWGDGSSASAGAITGPDPSGVFTVTGSHVYAEESASPETVNVVIRRAGLPDATATDSVTVTEAPINGTGAALTGTPGTAISAATVATFTHGDGSEPASGLSATIDWGDGQTSAGTVSESSGTYTVVGSHTNTSAGEFATKITAIEEGVSTVLNGNATVGPQATASAKYVAAVFLDVLGRAADAAGLQYWTQQIVGGMAISDVAQAIVHSAEYYENFVIKPDYLTLLGRAADAAGIQFWTSQLQNGLTDQGLEAGFIATDEFYKNAGGTDKDWIDAACQLLLGRMADTAGEGFWESELAAGQTRSQVATGIAGSTENNTQLINDDYMHYLGRAADAGGLAYWLAQFANGETNEDVIAGFTGSAEYYKEHTS
- a CDS encoding sigma-70 family RNA polymerase sigma factor; amino-acid sequence: MPRTKEPDTEELPARARKGDERAGMEALGRQRDRLKNVLTLRMDKRLKARLDPLDVIQESMMVEVPFYVWLRSLTFERLIDMQRAHLYAKRRSVSREERSVLSLPDESAAELASRLVDVAADPQAGMVRDELRARVRAGLDRLSPDDREVLVLRHLEQLSVAETAAALGIKEGTVKVRALRALKRLREVLGEE
- a CDS encoding endonuclease/exonuclease/phosphatase family protein, with product MRKRLISIAAALVAALAWYANSKLPGGFWQHLPLGGGAGGTLAGAPPIERSGNTVRVASFNIQVFGEKKLANTQAADLLARVVRYFDVVAVQEIRDASDDLLPRFLELVNADGSHYDYVIGPRLGRTNSKEQYAFIYNAASVECDRQNVYTVDDPDDLLHREPLVAGFRVRGPPPDRAFTFTLIDIHTDPDEAQAELNVLDDVFRAVRDDGRGEDDIILLGDLNADDRHLGELGQVAYITWVISGVPTNTRGTHLYDNILFDSRTTVEYARHAGVFDLMHEFHLSLQQALAVSDHLPIWAEFALEEGGGAALAAGGRPENLR